In bacterium, one genomic interval encodes:
- a CDS encoding deoxynucleoside kinase, with product MDQTRHRYIAIEGVIGAGKTSLARILAENLNGRLVLENHDENPFLAQFYKDQRHYAFQTQMFFLLSRYRQQQELPEPDFFHSTLISDYIFPKDRIFAYINLSENELSLYEKVMSLLEVRVRKPDIVVYLQCSTDRLMKNIRTRSRPYERDMSEEYIRTLNEGYNHFFFNYDETPLLIVNTTQLDFVNNPSHFAAITAEIEREQPGTRYYNPVDL from the coding sequence ATGGATCAAACGCGGCACCGCTATATTGCCATTGAAGGAGTGATCGGCGCCGGCAAAACGTCGCTGGCGCGCATTCTCGCCGAAAATCTCAACGGAAGACTTGTGCTCGAGAATCACGATGAAAACCCGTTTCTCGCGCAATTCTACAAGGACCAACGGCACTATGCCTTTCAGACGCAGATGTTCTTTCTTCTGTCGCGTTATCGCCAGCAGCAGGAATTGCCGGAGCCTGATTTCTTTCATTCCACGCTGATCTCGGACTATATCTTTCCGAAGGATCGCATATTCGCCTATATCAATTTAAGCGAGAACGAGCTGTCGCTTTATGAAAAGGTGATGAGTTTGTTGGAAGTTCGCGTGCGCAAGCCGGACATCGTGGTGTATCTGCAATGTTCGACCGACCGCCTGATGAAGAACATTCGCACGCGCAGCCGTCCGTACGAGCGCGACATGTCGGAAGAGTATATTCGCACGCTGAACGAAGGTTACAACCACTTCTTTTTTAACTACGACGAAACGCCGCTCCTGATCGTCAACACGACGCAGCTTGATTTTGTGAACAACCCGTCGCACTTTGCGGCGATCACGGCGGAGATTGAACGTGAGCAACCCGGCACACGCTACTACAACCCGGTGGATCTCTAA
- a CDS encoding site-specific DNA-methyltransferase: MSIPDKWLNTITCGDCFAMLRELPDLSIDLVVTDPPYGIDYQSNRRTAREKLPKFANDASLEWVADWVDEVHRVLKDDTHFYCFTRFDTYPLFYAEIARRFDVKNCLIWVKNNHGSGDLNGSYAPQYEMIIFAHKGKRHLNGKRDADVMECDNVPSAHRFHSTQKPVELLRVLIEKSSDPGDIVLDPFAGTGSTGLACKATSHHDGDGHERSFILFELNSEFVSKARAGGLGVQEELLVVKRDKRKLNEPKLRATARPRRYVARKDQTLWLTLD, from the coding sequence ATGAGCATTCCGGACAAATGGCTGAATACGATCACCTGCGGCGATTGTTTCGCGATGTTACGCGAGCTGCCTGATCTTTCCATTGATCTGGTCGTGACCGATCCTCCGTACGGGATTGACTATCAGTCAAATCGCCGCACGGCGCGCGAGAAGCTACCCAAGTTTGCCAACGACGCATCCCTCGAATGGGTTGCCGATTGGGTGGACGAGGTTCACCGCGTCTTGAAAGACGACACCCACTTTTACTGCTTCACACGTTTCGACACGTATCCATTGTTTTACGCTGAGATTGCACGTCGCTTCGACGTGAAAAACTGCCTCATCTGGGTCAAGAACAACCACGGAAGCGGCGACTTAAACGGATCATACGCGCCGCAGTACGAGATGATCATCTTTGCTCACAAGGGCAAGCGTCACCTCAATGGTAAACGCGATGCCGATGTCATGGAGTGCGACAACGTTCCCTCGGCGCATCGCTTCCACTCGACACAAAAACCGGTAGAACTGCTGCGCGTTTTAATTGAGAAGAGCAGCGACCCGGGTGACATTGTGCTTGATCCGTTCGCGGGGACGGGCAGTACGGGGCTTGCCTGCAAGGCGACCAGCCATCATGACGGCGACGGCCACGAGCGCAGTTTCATACTCTTTGAATTGAACTCGGAATTCGTCAGCAAGGCGCGCGCCGGCGGTCTTGGAGTGCAAGAGGAGCTGCTGGTGGTCAAACGCGACAAACGCAAGCTCAATGAGCCTAAGCTGCGCGCAACGGCGCGTCCGCGCCGCTACGTCGCGCGCAAGGACCAGACGCTCTGGCTCACGCTGGACTGA
- a CDS encoding RidA family protein codes for MQRIVISTSEAPAAIGPYSQGIVSSGNLLFTAGQIPLDPKTMEVVGANAKEQAEQVMKNLRGILLAAGTSFDQVIKTTIFLRTMNDFAAVNEVYGAAFSGAPPARSTVAVAGLPKDVLVEIECIAQVPSR; via the coding sequence ATGCAGCGAATTGTGATTAGCACGTCCGAAGCGCCGGCCGCCATCGGACCGTATAGTCAGGGAATCGTCAGCAGTGGGAACCTACTGTTCACCGCCGGGCAGATACCACTCGATCCTAAGACGATGGAAGTCGTCGGCGCGAACGCCAAAGAGCAGGCCGAACAGGTGATGAAGAACTTGCGCGGAATTCTGCTTGCGGCGGGTACAAGTTTTGATCAGGTGATTAAGACGACGATTTTTTTGCGCACGATGAACGACTTCGCGGCGGTCAATGAAGTCTACGGTGCGGCCTTCAGCGGAGCGCCGCCTGCGCGCAGCACTGTGGCCGTGGCGGGATTGCCAAAAGACGTGCTCGTGGAGATCGAGTGTATCGCGCAAGTGCCCTCACGCTAA
- a CDS encoding proline dehydrogenase family protein — protein sequence MSFIDKLVVTTLPYVPKGLVRKVAGKYIAGESLAEAMRVVKDLNSRGMHATVDVLGEFVNDPAQAREDVEAYLRLIDAIAESKLKTGVSVKLTAVGLSISPQLARDNLRELLNAAKAHGVFVRIDMEDSPYTTETLAIYDELRSEHKLGVVVQAYLKRTADDVKRLMDIGKCNFRLCKGIYVEPEAIAIKDRKAIQDNFLHLLDLMISGGAQVGIATHDRYLIEQSEIMVKERGVDPKQYEYQMLLGVLPDLRDDVVRRGHRMRIYVPFGEAWYGYSTRRLKENPALAGYVFKSMFKAG from the coding sequence ATGTCGTTTATAGACAAATTGGTCGTCACGACGTTGCCGTATGTGCCCAAAGGGCTTGTGCGCAAGGTCGCCGGTAAGTACATCGCTGGTGAATCGCTGGCGGAAGCCATGCGAGTCGTGAAAGACCTGAACAGCCGTGGCATGCACGCCACCGTGGACGTGTTGGGTGAATTCGTCAACGATCCCGCGCAGGCTCGCGAGGACGTCGAAGCGTATTTGCGGCTTATTGATGCCATCGCGGAGAGCAAGCTCAAGACCGGGGTCTCGGTGAAACTGACGGCCGTTGGTCTGTCCATCAGCCCGCAGCTCGCGCGCGACAATCTGCGCGAATTGCTGAATGCGGCGAAAGCGCATGGCGTGTTTGTGCGCATTGACATGGAAGACTCTCCCTATACCACCGAGACGCTCGCGATTTACGACGAGCTCCGGTCCGAGCACAAACTTGGCGTCGTGGTGCAGGCTTACCTCAAACGCACCGCCGACGATGTCAAGCGACTGATGGACATTGGCAAGTGTAATTTTCGTCTATGCAAAGGTATCTACGTAGAGCCTGAGGCCATCGCGATCAAGGACCGCAAAGCGATTCAGGATAACTTCCTGCATCTTCTCGATCTGATGATCAGCGGCGGCGCGCAGGTCGGTATCGCGACGCACGACCGCTATCTGATCGAGCAGTCGGAGATCATGGTGAAAGAGCGCGGTGTGGACCCCAAACAGTACGAGTACCAGATGCTCCTCGGTGTGCTTCCCGATTTGCGCGACGATGTTGTGAGGCGCGGACATCGCATGCGCATATATGTGCCCTTCGGCGAGGCGTGGTACGGATATTCGACGCGCCGCTTGAAGGAGAATCCGGCCTTGGCGGGATACGTTTTCAAGAGTATGTTCAAGGCGGGCTAA